The Verrucomicrobium spinosum DSM 4136 = JCM 18804 DNA segment CTCCGGGTTCAGCACCTTGTCCTTGGCCAGAAATTCCGGACGGATGTCCAGTTTGTCCTCATCCTGATAGTCCACATAGTAGCCCATGCAGGTGATCAGATTGTAGGGATCCCCCAGCCCCGTGGTGGAGGTGCCCAGCTTCGTCTGCCCGTCGGAGGACTGGAAGAACATCGCATGCCCCGGTGAGTTCTGCTCAGCGGCACGCAGGATCGTGGCGGGGCCGGCCACGAAGTGCCCGTCAGACTGCCGCGTGTAGTTCACCTTGCCGCCCACGCTGTAGTCACCATACGCCCAGTACGAGTTGATCACCGCGCCGGAGAGGGACCGCGAAATCGCCTCCATGGCCGCGCGTGCTTCCTTGAACTCCTCCGCCCGCGCCTGCTGGCGCGTCACGGTCTGCTGCGTGCGGTTGATCATCTCCATGATGATCACCATCAGCAGGGCCAGAACGGCCATGCTGACAAGCATCTCCACCAGGGTAAACCCCGGGCGGGAACGGCTGCGAGTGCGTGGGGACATGTTTTTTTTGGGGGGGCGGGTCTAGTAGCGGATGGCCGTCTCGCTGTTGGTCTGTTCCATCAGGGCCACGGTGCTGCCGTAGGCCCGGTGTTGCGTGGTGTTCACAAACGCCTGCTCAATGTTCTGGCGGTCCGTCACCTTGATCTGCAGGCGGCGGAGGTACTTGTTCCCCGTGCTGGCCTCCCCCTGCAGGGCCACAAACTTCGTATCCACCGTGGCCCGGGCTGTGTAGTGCCGCCAGGGATCGCTCGCCGGCACCTCCACACCCCGCTCGTCAAAGTAGTAGTCCTTGTCCGCCAGCTTCTGCCCGCTCGTGCGGCTGCCCCAGTCGCCCATCTGGTAGTCCGCCGTCACCGCCTGGATGATCTTGGCCTCCGCCACCTTGCTGGAGGACTGGCGCATGGAGTCCAGCCCGCCGGGAATGAGGCCAATCAGAGCCAGCATGCCCACCGACGTGATGCCCACGGCAAGCGTCACTTCAGCCAGGGAGAAACCTTTGCGCCGGGCCGTTTGGTTCAGGAAAGAAAGGGTGGTTCTCATCATCATCATCGGGCGAACTGTTTGTTTTGGACCACGCGGAAGCGGAAGAAAGCATCCCAGGAGTTGAGGAACTTGTCCCCCCCCACGCCCACGGCACCGAGCTCCTTCTCATTGGGATCGAGGTAACGCTCCAGCATCGCGGAGCCACGATACTCCGCCGTGACGGCGTCCTTGCCCTCCTCCCAGCCGGCCGCATCTGAGCTGCGGGCCTTCTTGAGGGTCTGCACCCGGTAGTGCACCGTGTAGGTGTTGGACTGGGTGGCCAGGCGCGGGTAGAGCTGGCCGTAGGGTTCTTCACGCAGATTGTCCCCCGTCAGGTCCATCGCATCCGCCGTGTTGGCGCTGCCATTCCACCACTCGTTCATCGCCTCATAGGTGGTGGGTGGCATGGCGGCACTGCCGTACTCCCCACCCGGGATCCGCTGTGGTACGAGGAAAATTTCGCAGATCTCCGACGGCGCACGGTAGATGTCCCAGTTCGTGAAGCGCTTCTTGATGCCGGAGAGCGTCGCAGCCGCATTCACCGTGTAGCGGAACTCCAGGTTGTTTCCTGGGCTCTCACCCGACACGGGAGACTTGTAGCGGCTCACCTCAGACACCGGGATCGCCGTCACCAGCGTGCTCTTCAGCGCCGCATGCATGCCCGTGCTGCGCTCCACATAGGTGAAGGGCATCATCTGGTAGTTCATGTTGATCTTGCCCGCCGTGGAGAAGCTGTCGCTGATCGCGTAGGGCTCGATCACCGGCATGTAGAACAGATCCAGCAGCAGGTGGTCCCGCGGCGTGGCAAAGCCCATGTGATCCGCCGCGCCCGGCTCCAGTCCCGCCGCCGTCGTGCGCGCGGCCGGGTTTGGGCAGAAGAGCAGCGTCTGCCAGGGGTGCGGATGCGCCCAGGCTGATCCGGAATTGTCCGCAGGGCGCGCGATGGTGCCGTGAAGCCCCGTCGGCAGTGACCCAAAGGCCACCGCAGAGGAAATCATGCGATTCGGAGAGAACGTCGTGCCGTCTTCAGAGGCAAACTCACCCCCACGGCTGAAGTACCCGCCCAGCGGCAGCGCCCCCGTCCCTTCATCAGGCTTGTTCACATACGGACCGTCCTCGATGCCGCCGATGCCCGTGTCCCAGTCCCCCGGGCGGCCATCTTTGTTAAAGGCCCCGTCCAGCCCGCGCGTCACCGCCGGGATCGCGTGGTCCGGGTAGTTCACCCCTTTGAGCAGATTGCCGGCCGTGTCCCGGGTGGATTTCCCACCGATCTGGGGCTCGGTCATCCACGCCCCGTCACGCAGCCCGTGGTTCTGCAGCACGTTCTTGTCACCGTATCCCGGAGCCGGTGCGAAGTACTCCTCGGGCACCAGTTGCAGAGCTGTGTGGAAGCGCAGGTCCCCTTTGGCAGGACCATTGGGATTGACCTCCACCGAGCGGCTTACCTCCCCTGAAAGGATGATGGCGTCGCGCAGGGCGGTCGGGCTTGTCAGCTTGAACCGGTCTCCCAGTGTCATGATCGAGTTTGTCGGCATCTTGAGACGACAGGGGGGGAACCGCACATGAATGCGTTGCACGGGCAGGTGCTTATCATCCCCCGTCCAGCCCAGGAACATCGCGATCACCACCTCACCACCGGAGAACTCAAACTCATTCTCACCGGAGGTGATCGTAACATTCTCACCGTAGAAAGGGTAGTACACCGCCTGCTCATAGTTCTTGCCCAGTCCCCAGTTGCCGGCAGTTTTGTTGCCCGTCTTGCCGGAGGCCACCGGAGGCGTGTTGTCCTGCGTGTACATGGCAGACTTGAACTGTGAAACCATCCCCGCAAACGCCGTGGTGTTGCCCCCTTCCAGCAGATCCGTGGGGAAGTTCACCATACTCACCGGCCAGGTGGTGCGAATGTCCCTGAAGGTGGCCAGCGGGCTCATCGCGGTGCCATCCGTACCCGCACTCACTGGCACCGGCAGATTCAGCGGGAACGTGCCGCCCTTCGTCTCCGTGCCGTTGCCCTCCACTTTGTAGTTCGTAACTTTGAAGTCGTTGCCAGACGGGTTCGCAAAGAGCACCCGGTAGCGGTAGTTCGCGGTAAAAGCCGGCGGCCCCACGCTGGGCACAAAGGGCTCCACCAGGAAGAAGGCCCGGTAGGCATTGGTCGCAGACTTCTGGAACACGATGGTCGCCTCCGTGATGGTGGGGAAGCGGCCAAAACCCTTCGTGTTCTTCACCACCAGATTGCTTACAGACTGGTTGAAGTCCGAGTACAAATTCTTCTGCTCCGCCAGGGTATACACCGGCTCATCATTCTTGGTGGGATAGGTCTTGAACGTGCTCAGCGGCGCGGCGGAGGACTCCGCACGGCGGCTCGGATTCGCCACCGGGTCCTGGTGCGGCGGCAGGTACTTGTAGTGCTGCGTCTTGTCCGGGCTCGACGTGTTCTCCGTGTTCAACCCCCAGCGCAGGAGATCCACAATCTCCGTCAGAATCTGGTCGCGCTTCCCAGTCCCGTACTTGTCCTGGTCACCCCAGTTCACCCCCTTGGCGCCCCCACCGAATCCAGGAAACAACTGCTTCTGCCCGCCTGCCGACTGGCCCAGGGCGTGAACCACGTAGTTGGAGATCACCGCCTCATTGCGGCTCCCGGTGGCAAAGTCCTGCCAGGTCGTGTGCCCGGAACCCACAACGCCGTCAATGATCTTGGCGTTCTCCTTGCGTTGAATAAACCAGCCCTCCGTGCGGGCGCCACCGCCCTCCACCCCGCCGCTCCCCAGCATCACCATGAGACGGTCCATCTCATTGCGCTCCTTGGTGTTCTGTGACACCGGCCACAGGTTCACCTTGGGCTTGTTGAAGAGCGTCAGCTCCGGTGTGCGGCTGTTCGTCGTGAGAAAGAACTTCCCGATCGCCAGATCGCGGCCGTCCAGCTCCCCTTGCGCATTGAGCACCCGGTTGCGGTCATACACCAGCTCATCCAGCGTGGCATAGAGACGGTCCTTCTTGTTCTCCAGGATCGCCGTCGTCGCCTTCTG contains these protein-coding regions:
- the vccB gene encoding Verru_Chthon cassette protein B, whose product is MMMMRTTLSFLNQTARRKGFSLAEVTLAVGITSVGMLALIGLIPGGLDSMRQSSSKVAEAKIIQAVTADYQMGDWGSRTSGQKLADKDYYFDERGVEVPASDPWRHYTARATVDTKFVALQGEASTGNKYLRRLQIKVTDRQNIEQAFVNTTQHRAYGSTVALMEQTNSETAIRY
- the vccA gene encoding Verru_Chthon cassette protein A; the encoded protein is MKSFPHLLNTARAKMQTSGVALVLVLSSLVMVSLLVLVFLSTARTEQQSSAAFADSTQVRNLAEVPINLAVGQLRKATEQLGGQRTWASQPGMIRVYGVEDDGSGFRSKATALYKLYSDDTMVVAKAGATPKTGGLTPVEVKGALESDVSDLVDWNTKAGLYVDLNEPVPVTSATSTTPEWEFPIVDPRAMQPETGGQTLAVDGFSYAANGVPGAILPTSRTDANARLPLPVKWLYILQDGSIAPPTGVNSGKVTFGTAAPTALNPIVGRVAFWTDDETSKVNINTALEGVPWLTPHTTSPRDVNYAKYMPARNEFTRYPGHPAQTCLSTVFQAFGPSFIISPSLTPETLAQRMEKLHRISPRYAWGGTYAGTQKATTAILENKKDRLYATLDELVYDRNRVLNAQGELDGRDLAIGKFFLTTNSRTPELTLFNKPKVNLWPVSQNTKERNEMDRLMVMLGSGGVEGGGARTEGWFIQRKENAKIIDGVVGSGHTTWQDFATGSRNEAVISNYVVHALGQSAGGQKQLFPGFGGGAKGVNWGDQDKYGTGKRDQILTEIVDLLRWGLNTENTSSPDKTQHYKYLPPHQDPVANPSRRAESSAAPLSTFKTYPTKNDEPVYTLAEQKNLYSDFNQSVSNLVVKNTKGFGRFPTITEATIVFQKSATNAYRAFFLVEPFVPSVGPPAFTANYRYRVLFANPSGNDFKVTNYKVEGNGTETKGGTFPLNLPVPVSAGTDGTAMSPLATFRDIRTTWPVSMVNFPTDLLEGGNTTAFAGMVSQFKSAMYTQDNTPPVASGKTGNKTAGNWGLGKNYEQAVYYPFYGENVTITSGENEFEFSGGEVVIAMFLGWTGDDKHLPVQRIHVRFPPCRLKMPTNSIMTLGDRFKLTSPTALRDAIILSGEVSRSVEVNPNGPAKGDLRFHTALQLVPEEYFAPAPGYGDKNVLQNHGLRDGAWMTEPQIGGKSTRDTAGNLLKGVNYPDHAIPAVTRGLDGAFNKDGRPGDWDTGIGGIEDGPYVNKPDEGTGALPLGGYFSRGGEFASEDGTTFSPNRMISSAVAFGSLPTGLHGTIARPADNSGSAWAHPHPWQTLLFCPNPAARTTAAGLEPGAADHMGFATPRDHLLLDLFYMPVIEPYAISDSFSTAGKINMNYQMMPFTYVERSTGMHAALKSTLVTAIPVSEVSRYKSPVSGESPGNNLEFRYTVNAAATLSGIKKRFTNWDIYRAPSEICEIFLVPQRIPGGEYGSAAMPPTTYEAMNEWWNGSANTADAMDLTGDNLREEPYGQLYPRLATQSNTYTVHYRVQTLKKARSSDAAGWEEGKDAVTAEYRGSAMLERYLDPNEKELGAVGVGGDKFLNSWDAFFRFRVVQNKQFAR